One genomic window of Caldivirga maquilingensis IC-167 includes the following:
- a CDS encoding YbhB/YbcL family Raf kinase inhibitor-like protein, with protein MRIKPSYIITTVILVIIMVALVVIMTLSGGSGGGVTVYEPNLGLGGFSIKVPIYGNESTIPSSYACNGVNFTSSPPLIISNIPSGTRSLMVVMIDVDANMFIHWALVNAPPVSLIPPNLPHSFNTSFGEQLINDFGNVGFNGPCPPSRHMYIIIVYALNSTINVKDGKYTYAQLVSMIKNHVLATALWIGYYG; from the coding sequence ATGAGGATAAAGCCCTCGTATATAATAACTACGGTAATACTGGTGATAATAATGGTGGCGTTAGTAGTAATAATGACCCTTAGCGGGGGCTCTGGTGGTGGGGTTACTGTATATGAGCCTAATCTAGGCTTAGGGGGCTTCAGCATTAAGGTACCTATCTACGGTAATGAATCAACAATACCCAGTTCATACGCCTGCAACGGGGTTAACTTCACATCATCACCCCCTTTAATCATAAGTAACATTCCCTCAGGCACTAGGTCACTCATGGTTGTTATGATTGATGTCGACGCCAACATGTTCATACACTGGGCCCTAGTAAACGCGCCACCAGTATCATTAATACCCCCTAACCTACCTCACTCATTTAACACTAGTTTCGGTGAACAGTTGATTAATGACTTCGGTAACGTGGGCTTCAATGGACCTTGCCCACCCAGCAGGCACATGTACATTATAATAGTTTACGCATTAAACTCAACGATTAATGTTAAGGATGGTAAATACACTTACGCTCAATTAGTAAGTATGATTAAGAATCATGTATTGGCCACAGCCCTATGGATTGGTTACTACGGTTAG
- a CDS encoding DUF58 domain-containing protein: MVSAASRVKAVLRTLTRRQVIDQIRAVAQPLIMVVVSYIGFINGSPQLTIVASLALLFYTSYALSWYVSRTVELRSIKVELPSHAIHRGEGIRVKAPIGVEVKPIVSRHVVVKGDELIFKWSGVARLLGFLLTAYDSLTGLTLSRFQQLKSTVMVLPGPLEGAGIGASRLLETGAEEYRGLVEYDYSKPASRIHWPSSAKVDSLIAKDYSEEAARLTVSIPALPELLTGGDVRPIDRVLMVLEELARQHGLIRVLLIGPGISESINVSVNEVPIIEGLLVDAYSWARDENEVRRLSRLINAPSEEAAWVVYPNPKPNEEGWDYFIVNATGHLAIIPGEEAKYAVQLRRRGIETLVV; this comes from the coding sequence GTGGTAAGTGCAGCAAGTAGGGTGAAGGCAGTATTAAGGACATTAACCAGGCGACAGGTAATTGACCAGATTAGGGCTGTGGCTCAACCGCTGATAATGGTTGTTGTGTCCTACATCGGCTTCATTAATGGTTCACCTCAATTAACCATAGTAGCCTCCCTAGCCCTACTCTTCTACACATCCTACGCGCTCTCATGGTATGTGTCGCGTACAGTGGAGTTAAGGAGCATTAAGGTTGAGTTACCATCCCATGCAATACATAGGGGTGAGGGTATTAGGGTTAAGGCGCCTATTGGGGTTGAGGTTAAGCCTATTGTATCAAGGCACGTGGTCGTTAAGGGTGATGAATTAATCTTTAAGTGGAGTGGTGTCGCTAGGCTGCTTGGCTTCCTATTAACCGCTTACGACTCCCTAACTGGGTTAACATTATCTAGGTTTCAGCAATTGAAATCAACAGTAATGGTTCTACCAGGGCCGTTGGAGGGGGCTGGGATTGGGGCCTCAAGGCTTCTTGAAACTGGGGCTGAGGAGTATAGGGGTCTTGTTGAGTATGATTACTCTAAGCCAGCCTCAAGGATTCACTGGCCATCCTCAGCTAAGGTTGATTCACTCATAGCTAAGGATTACAGTGAGGAGGCGGCTAGGTTAACCGTATCCATACCCGCCTTACCTGAATTATTAACTGGAGGTGATGTTAGGCCTATTGATAGGGTTCTCATGGTTCTTGAGGAATTGGCTAGGCAACATGGGTTAATTAGGGTTCTTTTAATTGGACCAGGTATATCGGAGAGTATTAACGTGAGCGTTAATGAAGTACCCATTATTGAGGGCTTACTTGTTGACGCCTACTCATGGGCTAGGGATGAGAATGAGGTTAGGCGGCTAAGTAGGTTAATTAATGCGCCAAGTGAGGAGGCTGCCTGGGTCGTGTACCCTAACCCTAAACCTAATGAGGAGGGGTGGGATTACTTCATAGTTAATGCCACAGGTCACTTAGCGATAATACCCGGTGAAGAGGCTAAATACGCTGTTCAATTAAGGAGGAGAGGTATTGAGACCCTGGTGGTTTAA
- a CDS encoding transglutaminase domain-containing protein, with protein MLILLSLKLMAYALLSIMGNASCVMVPSINNTVINLTLNGTGFELTLIKSNITVTGLNLTLNNYYNVSIMGKYAEEFMKLGEAYCEGSFGKMYIIGNNAYFINSTSSGLIVGVTGNLTINEVSMTCPMVPALNTPYIKVIYINGTGCLITTKLGGGVHMARNMTSVNLMLNGFMPIPFKVTFSGIFNTYTYGGGLGLGNAFPTSVLLVTKSAELVARVESSAPFYLRFYVFDNVTKGYSLNYTLKPIVSFETIPYTVVMFTGNVTDCRVYNVTVYLIHPENIIPIPIPVNENESFVVARYVEIEYTNPPSSLLYLIEPGKVLMVSNPVSEVGYSVEACKATSVEAAAINDPYALLYRSTVKLPVTINATTPMKGALAIFKLFNNDTVKELLSNALNYPWSPLVASAAAMYLYRASGYPARVILGTIPVKYDGEYLEYGYLPWVELYYGGWIDFKPYRGLPVSPNGGGLGALFTKYGIVNYVGVSVLLVLPALLIYYLYLYLTARGVYSE; from the coding sequence GTGTTAATATTACTTTCCCTAAAGCTCATGGCTTACGCCCTATTATCCATCATGGGTAACGCCTCATGCGTAATGGTTCCCAGTATAAATAATACTGTAATTAACCTAACCCTTAACGGTACAGGCTTTGAATTAACATTAATTAAAAGTAATATTACTGTTACCGGCCTTAATTTAACTTTAAATAATTACTATAACGTATCAATAATGGGTAAATACGCTGAGGAGTTCATGAAGCTTGGTGAAGCCTATTGTGAGGGATCCTTCGGTAAAATGTACATTATTGGTAATAATGCTTACTTTATTAATTCAACAAGCAGTGGATTAATCGTCGGCGTCACAGGTAACTTAACCATTAATGAGGTGTCGATGACCTGCCCCATGGTACCTGCCTTGAATACTCCATATATTAAGGTTATATATATTAATGGAACTGGGTGCCTAATTACTACTAAGTTAGGTGGAGGCGTGCACATGGCGCGTAATATGACTTCAGTTAATTTAATGCTCAATGGTTTCATGCCAATACCCTTTAAGGTCACCTTCAGTGGAATCTTCAATACATACACCTACGGGGGTGGGTTGGGGCTTGGGAACGCTTTCCCAACAAGCGTACTACTGGTAACTAAGTCCGCTGAATTAGTGGCTAGGGTTGAGTCAAGTGCACCGTTTTACCTCAGATTCTATGTTTTCGATAATGTGACTAAAGGCTATAGCCTTAACTATACATTGAAGCCTATAGTTTCCTTCGAAACCATACCTTACACAGTGGTTATGTTCACTGGTAATGTAACAGACTGCAGGGTGTATAATGTTACCGTCTACTTAATTCACCCTGAAAACATTATACCTATACCGATACCTGTTAATGAAAATGAGTCATTTGTGGTTGCACGCTATGTTGAAATCGAGTACACTAATCCTCCCTCCAGTCTACTTTACTTGATTGAACCCGGTAAGGTACTTATGGTAAGTAACCCAGTAAGTGAAGTAGGGTATAGTGTTGAGGCTTGTAAAGCAACTAGTGTGGAAGCTGCAGCCATTAATGACCCATATGCACTCCTATATAGGTCCACGGTTAAATTACCCGTAACCATTAACGCTACAACACCCATGAAGGGGGCTTTAGCCATATTTAAATTATTCAATAATGATACTGTTAAGGAGTTATTAAGTAATGCCTTAAATTACCCATGGAGCCCACTGGTGGCTAGTGCCGCAGCCATGTACCTCTATAGGGCCTCAGGGTACCCGGCTAGGGTTATCCTAGGCACTATACCCGTTAAGTATGATGGGGAATACTTAGAGTACGGTTACTTGCCTTGGGTTGAATTATACTACGGTGGTTGGATTGACTTCAAACCCTACAGGGGCTTACCAGTATCACCCAATGGTGGTGGATTAGGTGCATTATTCACTAAGTATGGTATAGTTAACTACGTGGGTGTTAGCGTACTTTTAGTGCTACCGGCGTTACTAATTTATTACCTATACCTTTACTTAACAGCGAGGGGTGTTTACAGTGAGTGA
- a CDS encoding CDC48 family AAA ATPase, with amino-acid sequence MSGEEGWIELRVAEAKQRDAGRPIVRIDPTIMRDYGIEPGTVVYIKGKRLTAAKVMYGLPEDDGRGVIRMNSIIRKNADVSVNDTVKVKVTEAKQAQLVKLAPVSMTLSIEQNFENYVKQRLKDYVLMEGDLIQILVLGQSLIFQAIQVKPSNTPVIVDDETQVKVLEKPVENIRIPRVTWEDIGDLEEAKQKIRELVELPLKHPELFRHLGIEPPKGVLLIGPPGTGKTLLAKAVANEADAYFVSINGPEIVSKYYGESEARLREIFDEAKRNAPAIIFIDEIDSIAPKREEVTGEVEKRIVAQLLTLMDGLQERGQVVVIGATNRPDAVDPALRRPGRFDREIWINPPDTRGRYEILLVHTRNMPLEKDVDLRKLAEITYGYTGADIAALAREAAMKALRRALQQGIINPDDPNTFTDENLSRIKVTMQDFMDAMREIIPSALREIYIEVPKVRWSDVGGLEEAKQELREAVEWPLKYPNRFKIMGIRPPKGILLFGPPGTGKTLLAKAVANESGANFIAVRGPEILSKWFGESEKAIREIFKKARMAAPCVVFFDEIDAIAPARGYTLDTSAMDRIVAQLLAEMDGIAALENVVVIGATNRPDMLDPALLRPGRFDRIIYVPPPDKPSRFEILKVHTRNVPLAKDVDLWRLADLLEYYTGADIELLVREAALTALRENPNATEVTMEDFSKAMNKIRATLTPEMIKFYESWWDRFKTSQVRAREQRKAEIFI; translated from the coding sequence ATGTCCGGTGAGGAGGGTTGGATTGAGCTTCGGGTGGCTGAGGCTAAGCAGAGGGATGCTGGTAGACCCATTGTTCGCATTGACCCAACTATTATGAGGGATTACGGTATTGAGCCAGGTACCGTGGTTTACATTAAGGGTAAGAGGCTAACGGCAGCTAAGGTAATGTATGGTTTACCTGAGGATGATGGTAGAGGGGTTATTAGGATGAATTCAATCATTAGGAAGAACGCCGACGTTAGCGTTAATGATACTGTTAAGGTTAAGGTAACTGAAGCTAAGCAGGCTCAATTGGTTAAACTAGCCCCAGTCTCAATGACGTTATCAATTGAGCAGAACTTCGAGAATTACGTTAAGCAGAGGCTTAAAGACTACGTGCTAATGGAGGGTGATTTAATACAAATACTGGTGCTTGGGCAGTCCCTAATATTCCAGGCTATTCAAGTTAAGCCAAGTAATACACCGGTTATTGTTGATGATGAGACCCAGGTTAAGGTGCTTGAGAAGCCTGTGGAGAATATTAGGATACCTCGTGTTACTTGGGAGGATATTGGTGATTTGGAGGAGGCTAAGCAGAAGATTCGTGAGCTTGTGGAGTTGCCTCTTAAGCATCCTGAGTTGTTTAGGCATCTTGGTATTGAGCCCCCTAAGGGTGTTTTACTAATTGGTCCTCCTGGTACTGGTAAGACTCTCTTGGCTAAGGCTGTTGCTAATGAGGCTGATGCGTACTTCGTCTCCATTAATGGTCCTGAGATTGTTAGTAAGTATTACGGTGAGTCTGAGGCTAGGTTGAGGGAGATTTTCGATGAGGCTAAGCGTAATGCACCAGCAATAATATTCATTGATGAAATAGACAGCATAGCACCAAAACGCGAGGAAGTAACCGGTGAGGTGGAGAAGCGCATAGTGGCCCAATTACTAACACTAATGGATGGTTTACAGGAGAGGGGTCAAGTAGTTGTTATAGGAGCAACGAATAGGCCGGATGCAGTGGACCCAGCATTAAGAAGACCAGGAAGATTCGACAGAGAGATTTGGATTAACCCACCTGACACTAGGGGTAGGTATGAGATACTGCTCGTCCACACTAGGAATATGCCCCTTGAGAAGGATGTCGACTTAAGGAAGCTCGCTGAGATAACGTACGGCTACACTGGAGCCGACATAGCTGCATTAGCCAGGGAGGCCGCAATGAAGGCTTTACGTAGAGCTCTTCAACAAGGCATAATTAACCCAGATGACCCTAACACCTTCACTGATGAGAACCTGAGTAGAATAAAGGTTACTATGCAGGACTTCATGGATGCTATGCGTGAGATAATACCAAGTGCCCTGAGGGAGATTTACATTGAGGTTCCTAAGGTTCGCTGGAGTGATGTTGGCGGATTAGAGGAGGCTAAGCAGGAGCTTAGGGAGGCTGTTGAGTGGCCTCTCAAGTACCCGAATAGGTTTAAGATAATGGGCATTAGGCCGCCTAAGGGTATTTTGTTGTTTGGTCCTCCTGGTACTGGTAAGACTCTCTTGGCTAAGGCTGTTGCCAATGAGAGTGGTGCAAACTTCATAGCCGTCCGCGGCCCTGAAATACTGAGTAAGTGGTTTGGTGAGAGTGAGAAGGCTATTAGGGAAATATTCAAGAAAGCCAGAATGGCAGCACCATGCGTAGTATTCTTCGACGAAATAGACGCAATAGCACCAGCAAGAGGATATACGTTGGATACATCTGCGATGGATAGGATTGTGGCTCAATTATTGGCTGAGATGGATGGAATAGCGGCGTTGGAGAATGTTGTTGTTATAGGCGCCACCAATAGGCCTGATATGCTTGACCCAGCATTACTAAGACCAGGAAGATTCGACAGAATAATATACGTACCACCACCGGATAAGCCCAGTAGGTTTGAGATACTTAAGGTGCATACTAGGAATGTGCCCTTAGCTAAGGATGTTGACCTATGGAGGTTAGCTGACTTACTTGAGTACTACACTGGAGCCGACATTGAACTACTGGTTAGGGAGGCGGCGTTAACGGCTCTTAGAGAGAACCCTAATGCAACCGAGGTTACCATGGAGGACTTCTCCAAGGCAATGAATAAGATTAGGGCTACTTTAACCCCTGAGATGATTAAGTTCTATGAGTCATGGTGGGATAGGTTTAAGACTAGTCAAGTTAGGGCTAGGGAGCAGAGGAAGGCTGAAATATTCATTTAA
- a CDS encoding elongation factor 1-beta, translated as MAQIYYVYRVTPSREDVDYEKLKQVIKGKLEPKYPVKGIEEEEIGFGIKALKIHIVTPESDEYTSDEIENILSQIEDIGGIELEYFTRVSF; from the coding sequence ATGGCTCAAATATACTACGTGTACAGGGTTACCCCAAGTAGGGAGGATGTTGACTACGAGAAGCTTAAGCAGGTTATTAAGGGTAAGCTTGAGCCGAAGTACCCTGTTAAGGGTATTGAGGAGGAGGAGATTGGTTTCGGTATTAAGGCCTTGAAAATACACATAGTTACGCCTGAGTCCGATGAGTACACTAGTGATGAGATTGAGAACATACTATCCCAGATAGAGGACATTGGAGGCATTGAGCTCGAGTACTTCACCAGGGTTAGCTTCTAA
- a CDS encoding AAA family ATPase, whose product MSDTQAVGTVLSRMLTELSKVIVGYEEEATVMFATLLASGHVLLEGVPGVGKTTLAKAFAKTLSLSFSRIQFTPDLLPSDVVGTVVYNPKINDFEVKLGPIFANIVLADEINRAPPKTQAGLLEAMQEGQVTIGGKSFKLPKPFMVIATQDPRELSGTYPLPEAQLDRFMTRIYLTYPSFDEEVQISINTNLGRVELVRQVISIEELNKLIDQVDGVKLTRPVANYIVNVVRATREYKGVRLGASTRAIQMLSRLARAWALIHERNYVVPEDVIKVAPYVLAHRIFSSSVDPEKVIEDVLKGVETPEASLIRR is encoded by the coding sequence GTGAGTGATACTCAAGCGGTAGGTACGGTACTTAGTAGGATGTTGACTGAGTTATCTAAGGTTATTGTTGGTTATGAGGAGGAGGCCACAGTAATGTTCGCCACACTACTGGCAAGTGGCCATGTCCTACTTGAGGGTGTGCCTGGGGTTGGTAAAACAACGCTGGCTAAGGCATTCGCCAAGACCCTTAGCCTAAGCTTCAGTAGGATTCAATTCACCCCTGACCTTCTTCCAAGTGATGTTGTTGGTACTGTGGTTTATAACCCTAAGATTAATGACTTCGAGGTTAAGCTTGGGCCAATATTCGCAAACATAGTGCTTGCCGATGAGATTAATAGGGCTCCACCTAAGACCCAGGCTGGTTTACTTGAGGCAATGCAGGAGGGGCAGGTAACCATTGGTGGGAAGTCCTTTAAGTTACCTAAACCATTCATGGTTATTGCAACCCAGGACCCAAGGGAATTAAGCGGCACTTACCCACTCCCTGAGGCTCAATTAGACAGATTCATGACTAGGATTTACTTAACTTACCCAAGCTTTGATGAGGAGGTTCAAATAAGCATAAACACTAACCTAGGTAGGGTTGAGTTAGTTAGGCAAGTTATCTCAATTGAGGAGTTAAATAAATTGATTGACCAGGTTGATGGAGTTAAGTTAACGCGCCCAGTGGCTAATTATATAGTTAACGTGGTTAGGGCAACAAGGGAGTATAAGGGTGTTAGGCTTGGGGCCAGTACTAGGGCTATTCAAATGCTTAGTAGGTTAGCTAGGGCCTGGGCATTGATTCATGAGAGGAATTACGTAGTCCCAGAGGATGTAATTAAAGTTGCACCATACGTGCTAGCCCACAGGATCTTCTCCTCATCAGTTGATCCGGAGAAGGTTATTGAGGATGTTTTAAAGGGTGTTGAAACCCCTGAGGCTAGTTTAATAAGGAGGTAA
- the amrS gene encoding AmmeMemoRadiSam system radical SAM enzyme encodes MKEAELQRNLSGGVVMCTACARRCRLNDGQVGFCGVRANFGGRLFLVVYGKLSAIAVDPIEKKPLFHFNPGSSVLSMSTYGCSWACQFCQNFDISQRRLWEGFEVTPELIIELAESYGVQGLTYTYNEPSVFAEFAHDVGLLAKKKGLFNTFVTNGYLTDETVDYLSKFLDAATVDIKGNANKEFLRKYSMVPDPEPIFQSIKEMRDKGIHVEITDLVVPEIGDRLEDAEVMLKRIMDYLGPDVSIHFLRFHPDYKLSNLPPTPVKTLEKHAELARRMGFRYVYLGNVPGHKLENTYCPNCGNVVIRRYGFQILEVNLTEDNRCRFCGAKINIDGKVWPTWREDRFAYVPIHLFTKYTKVTKSDVEAIRGRLRQGE; translated from the coding sequence GTGAAGGAGGCTGAGCTACAGCGCAACTTAAGTGGAGGAGTAGTAATGTGTACTGCATGTGCTAGGCGGTGTAGGCTTAATGATGGACAAGTAGGATTCTGTGGAGTTAGGGCTAACTTCGGTGGTAGATTATTCCTTGTTGTTTACGGTAAATTATCAGCCATAGCTGTTGATCCAATTGAGAAGAAGCCCCTCTTCCACTTTAACCCAGGCTCAAGCGTCTTATCAATGTCCACCTACGGCTGCTCCTGGGCCTGTCAATTCTGCCAAAACTTCGATATTAGTCAAAGACGCCTATGGGAGGGTTTCGAGGTGACGCCTGAGCTTATTATTGAATTAGCTGAGAGTTACGGGGTACAGGGCTTAACCTATACTTACAATGAACCCTCAGTCTTCGCCGAGTTCGCGCATGACGTTGGCTTATTAGCTAAGAAGAAGGGATTATTCAACACATTCGTCACCAACGGTTACTTAACTGATGAGACTGTGGACTACTTATCAAAGTTCCTTGACGCAGCCACGGTTGACATTAAGGGTAATGCGAATAAGGAGTTCCTGAGGAAGTACTCAATGGTTCCTGACCCTGAGCCAATATTCCAATCGATCAAGGAGATGAGGGATAAGGGGATTCACGTGGAGATAACTGACTTAGTTGTCCCAGAGATTGGGGATAGGCTGGAGGACGCTGAGGTAATGCTTAAGAGAATCATGGATTACCTAGGACCCGACGTATCAATACACTTCCTCAGATTCCACCCAGACTACAAGCTCAGTAACCTACCTCCAACACCTGTTAAGACTCTTGAGAAGCATGCTGAGTTAGCGAGGAGGATGGGGTTCAGGTACGTTTACCTAGGTAATGTCCCCGGGCATAAGCTTGAGAACACCTACTGCCCTAACTGCGGTAACGTGGTTATCAGGAGGTATGGATTCCAGATACTTGAGGTTAACTTAACTGAGGATAATAGGTGCAGGTTCTGTGGGGCTAAGATCAACATTGATGGTAAAGTTTGGCCAACGTGGAGGGAGGATAGATTCGCCTACGTCCCAATCCACTTATTCACAAAGTACACTAAGGTTACTAAATCAGACGTGGAGGCTATTAGAGGTAGGTTAAGGCAGGGTGAGTAG
- a CDS encoding zinc ribbon domain-containing protein gives MDRAMHYRLLAEKLMKKYSHGKYRPWMRRKRIHERIRYFHRKARNIAEYWAKKTALKIDLEAKRNSLAVAREDLKGLVEALRELPKTHRVRMIVLSYRRLIYWIDWQAEKHGVKVVAVEPKGTSTTCPRCGNRLVANGYKALKYSTCGFEDNRDVIALLNI, from the coding sequence GTGGATAGAGCCATGCACTACAGGTTACTTGCCGAGAAGCTCATGAAGAAGTACTCTCATGGAAAGTACAGACCATGGATGCGCAGGAAGAGAATACATGAGCGTATAAGGTACTTCCACAGAAAGGCTAGAAACATTGCCGAGTACTGGGCGAAGAAGACGGCTCTAAAGATAGATCTCGAAGCTAAGCGAAACAGCTTAGCTGTAGCCAGAGAGGACTTGAAAGGGTTAGTGGAAGCTCTAAGAGAGCTACCAAAGACACACAGAGTAAGAATGATAGTGCTCTCCTATAGAAGACTCATCTACTGGATTGACTGGCAGGCAGAAAAGCATGGTGTAAAAGTAGTTGCTGTAGAGCCTAAGGGAACATCGACAACGTGCCCTAGGTGCGGAAACAGGCTTGTTGCAAACGGCTATAAGGCATTAAAGTATTCTACATGCGGATTCGAAGACAATAGAGATGTAATAGCCTTGCTGAATATTTAG